One genomic region from Salvia hispanica cultivar TCC Black 2014 chromosome 2, UniMelb_Shisp_WGS_1.0, whole genome shotgun sequence encodes:
- the LOC125208264 gene encoding uncharacterized protein LOC125208264 has translation MSGSMLLIDDGYKCCRICHEKEVESCNTLESPCDCSGTLKFAHRYCIQRWCDEKGNTTCEICLQKYKHGYSAPAKKQQEIIHTAETISLFVAINHGEVESIEGIFEPGYCRRCVAAFAACRRSLALVFTILLLVKNLFDTISGGTQGYPFSVVTVFLVKATGIIVPMYMLFWLTEVIHNTIINHQCYYQNPGTYPLSSSDEVSEDEQDIDGDDNV, from the exons ATGAGTGGTTCTATGTTATTGATAGATGATGGCTACAAATGTTGTAGAATTTGCCATGAAAAAGAAGTGGAAAGCTGCAATACCTTGGAATCGCCTTGTGATTGTTCTGGAACACTCAAG TTTGCTCACAGATATTGCATACAGAGATGGTGTGATGAAAAGGGCAATACTACTTGTGAAATTTGCTTACag AAATATAAACATGGTTACAGTGCTCCAGCTAAGAAGCAGCAGGAGATAATCCACACAGCAGAAACCATAAG TCTGTTTGTTGCAATAAACCACGGCGAAGTGGAGAGCATTGAAGGAATATTTGAACCTGGGTACTGCAGGAGATGTGTTGCAGCATTTGCTGCTTGTCGTAGATCGTTGGCTCTCGTT TTCACCATTCTGCTTCTGGTGAAGAATTTGTTTGATACAATAAGTGGAGGAACACAAGGCTACCCGTTCTCAGTCGTTACT GTGTTTCTAGTTAAGGCCACAGGCATAATTGTTCCAATGTACATGCTATTTTGGTTAACAGAAGTAATCCACAACACCATTATCAACCATCAATGCTATTATCAG AATCCTGGCACGTATCCATTGAGCTCTAGCGATGAAGTGAGTGAAGATGAGCAAGATATAGACGGGGATGATAATGTATAG